The segment GGGCTAAACTCTCAACTGTTTTTCCTAAGAGTACTTCCATAATTACACTAGCAGGATCTGCCCCATCTTCTGGATGCTTCTTTGCATGCATTACACCTCCTACCATCATAATTACCATGGATGCAATTACAATTACAACAGCAATTCGAGTAACAATCCAAACTTGTGCCCAATCCCCTAAGAACATTGTAACCCATGGAACTGCTTCTGTGTGAACTTTAGAATACATGTTCATGACATCATACTGTGATCCAATTGCACACATCATTACAACAACAATTCCTCCATAGAGAGTAATGTTTGGAATTGCTTCAGTAAATACAACAAGTTTGTGACCTTCTTTTGCTAATCTAATAATTCTCAAAGTCATTGCCCAAACCAAATGAACAATTCCAATGAATAACGAAACTTTTAGAATATTAATTACTTGATCAAATGTTAATTCAGCAACACTGAGTATTCCAACTATCCAACTAACCGAATGCAGTGCTCCACCTTCTTCTAATAATCCCTCAAATGGTCCCATATGATCAAGATGATAACCAAACGCTTCTCCTGCACCAACACCTGCAATAGCTGCCGATGCACCAGAGATTGCAATGAGCATTCCCCATCTGGAAAGTTCTCCTTGCCCCTTAAACTTGAATAGTAAACCAAGTCCCATTAGTAACAATCCATGACCCATATCTGCAAACATTAGTCCATAGAAGATTGGCCACATTAGAGCAATCATTGGAGTTGGATCAGGTTCTCCAGATTTTGGAATTCCTTGACTTTTAGTGATTACCTCAAAGGTTCTTACAAATTTCTTATTATCAAATAATGTTGGAATTTCTTCTTTTAGCTTTGGGTCTGTAATGTCCTCAACAACTGACATCCATTGTTTAGTAGATTCTGTAAATTTTGATTCCATTTTTGCTGGAATAAATCCCTGAAGTACTGCAAAATTCTTAGTGCCTCCTGGTTTTCTCAAAGTCTCAAGTACATCTTTTGCAACTAGAGCCTTTTCATGTAGAGATAAAATATCACGTCTAATTTTCTTTGCAAGTCCTGCTAGTTCTTTTTTAATGGCTGCTTGTTTTGCAGTTAATTCTTTAATTTTGGCTTCAGCTAGTTCGTATGCCTCACTTGGAATTTGTGGGAATCCCTCTGGAATTTTAAACGTATTAGAGTTGAAACTTCGTAAAACCTTTAGAACTTTTTCTGAATCTGTAGTATCTGAAATGACTAAAATTGCTGATTTTTCTTTATTCT is part of the Nitrosopumilus sp. genome and harbors:
- a CDS encoding V-type ATPase 116kDa subunit family protein — encoded protein: MGTADLKLGTVILPRSDSPKAISRLTEFEWYHKIDSASDLVTPEIDDLLLKAQQTYQSIDDVIKGMGIPLQVGIMEILFKGTVIKKKDFEINEIEEMIKELEKETPSIIEKPAQLLEEAANTRAAIEEYKSLKDTLEVIRKMKMDLSGFGLMKYFFTNLFVINTADYDEISRSLEGVTIYKYDLENKEKSAILVISDTTDSEKVLKVLRSFNSNTFKIPEGFPQIPSEAYELAEAKIKELTAKQAAIKKELAGLAKKIRRDILSLHEKALVAKDVLETLRKPGGTKNFAVLQGFIPAKMESKFTESTKQWMSVVEDITDPKLKEEIPTLFDNKKFVRTFEVITKSQGIPKSGEPDPTPMIALMWPIFYGLMFADMGHGLLLMGLGLLFKFKGQGELSRWGMLIAISGASAAIAGVGAGEAFGYHLDHMGPFEGLLEEGGALHSVSWIVGILSVAELTFDQVINILKVSLFIGIVHLVWAMTLRIIRLAKEGHKLVVFTEAIPNITLYGGIVVVMMCAIGSQYDVMNMYSKVHTEAVPWVTMFLGDWAQVWIVTRIAVVIVIASMVIMMVGGVMHAKKHPEDGADPASVIMEVLLGKTVESLAHTISYARLGIMLLVHAALLLTVNNAFSSLGGASSGGAMAMIIGGNLGIMMIEGLIVYIQSLRLHLYEFFTKWYVGGSQPFRQIRPELIYNQFIWKKK